CATCCGCTTGCCGCGCAGCAACCGCACCTCTTCCCGCGACGCCGTCACCAGATCCTGGCCGTCGAGGAAGATCTGCCCGCTGATTTTCGCGACGCCCGGCGGGTGCAGGCCCATGATCGACAGGCTGGTGACGCTCTTGCCGGAGCCGGACTCGCCGACGATGCCGAGGGTCTTGCCGCGCTCCAGCTGGAACGAGATGCCGTCGACGGACTTCACCACACCGTCGTCGGTCGGGAAGTGCACCTTCAGGTCGCGGACGTCGAGGAACGCTTCGCCGCGCTCCACCCGCTGCGGGGAGTCTTGGACTTCTTCGATGGGCTCGGTCACGAGATTCGCACCCTCGGGTCGACGACGGCGTACAGAAGGTCAACGACCAGGTTCGCCAGCACGATGAAGAACGCGGCGACCAGGGTCACGCCGAGTACCTTCGGCAGGTCGTTGGCCCGGAGCGCGATGACGGCGTACTGACCGATGCCCGGCAGCGAGAACGTGGTCTCGGTGAGGATCGCGCCGCCCATCAGCAGACCGAGGTCGAGACCGAAGATCGTCAGGATCGGCGTCAGCGCCGACCGGAGGCCGTGCCGCAGCACCACGGTCCGCTCGGTGAGGCCCTTGGCGCGGGCTGTCCGCACGAAGTCCTCGTTCATCGTCTCGAGCATGCCGGCCCGGGTGAGTCGCGCGTACGCCGCGGCGTACAGGAACGCGAGCGTCACCCACGGGAGGAGCAGGTCGTAGGCCCACCACAACGGGTTCGTCTCGTCGAGTGGGTTGATGCCGCCCTGCTGGGTCCAGCCGAGGCCGTAACTGAAGATCGACAGCGACAGCAGGCCGGTGAAGAAGATCGGTAGCGACACACCTGCGAGCGCCACCGACATGAGTGATCGGTCCAGCACCGACCCGCGTCTGAGTGCCGAGACGATGCCGGTGCCGACGCCGGTGATGAGCCAGATGAAGGCCGCACCGCCGGCGAGCGACGCGGTCACGGGTATTCGCGAGACCAGGTCCGGCCACACCGGCTGCTGGGTCAGGAACGAGTACCCGAAGCACGGCGCCGGGCAGTGCTCGGTCCCGGTGCCGTAGTTGTACTCCTGGCCGACCACGAGGCCTTTCACGAATCGGCCGTACTGCACGTAGAGAGGGTCGGTGAAGCCGAGCCGGACCGCCGTGTTGTGGATCTGCTCCTGCCCCGCGCTCTTGCCGACGTAGCGGCCGGCCAGGTCGTCGGCGGTCGCACCACCGAGTCTCGGGACCAGGAAGAAGATCGAGAACGTGACGGCCGTGACGATGAAGAGCAGGAGTACTGCTCCGATCACCCGGCGGACAAGATATGCGAACACCGTGCTCGGCGTGGTGGCCGGCGATCATCGCTGATCACCGGCCACCCTCAGCCTTCACCTACCTCTACTGGTGATTGTTGTTCAGGGCAACTGACTGCCGACTGCTACTTCTGCGCGAGACCGATACTCGCGTAGTCGTACATGTTCTGACCGTCGTTGCTGAACACGTTCGCGAGCGTGTCCGGGCGGTACAGCAGGCCCTTGGCCCAGATACCCGGCAGCACGCCGGCCTGCTCCATGACCTTCTTGTCCACGTCCACCCAGATCTGGTTACGCGCGGTCTCGTCGGTCGTCGCCAGCGCCTTGTCGATCAGCGCGTCGACCTCCGGGATCCGGATGCCCAGGTTGGTGTTACCGCCGGCGGCCCGGATGACCCGGCTGTCGACGATCTGGCTCAGGAAGCCGAAGCCGTCCGGCCAGTCAGCACCCCAGCTGTAGACGATCATGCCCAGGCCGTTGGCCTTCGCGTAGTCCGGCTTACCGGCGTACAGCTTGGTGTAGTCACCGGTCGGGAAGCCCTTCGGCGTCAGCTTGATGCCGACCTTGGCCAGCGACTGCTGCAGCGACTCGGCGACAGCCTTCTCCTTCGGCCGGTCCGCACGGTAGGCGATGTTGGTGCTGAAGCCGTTCGGCATCCCGCACTTCGCCAGTGCTTCCTTGGCCTTCGTCGGGTTGCCGTTCTTGTCCTGCTCGAAGCCGTAGTCGTCGAACTTCTGCGCACCCGCGACCGACGGCGGCATCAGGTTCGTCGCGATGTCGCCACCGACCGGACCGCCGTACGCGCGCTGGTAGCCCTCGTGGTCGGCGGCGTACAGCACGGCCTTGCGGCAGTCGACGTTGTCGAACGGCTTGACCTCACTGTTGAACACCGTGAAGTTCAGGCGCGTGGACAGCACGTTGTCGGTGTGCGCCTTCAGCTTCGGGTCCGCGAGGACCTTCGCCTGGGTCTCGGCCAGCACGCCGGTACCGACGATGTCGAGGTCGAGGTCGCCGGCCTGCAGCCGGTTGTCGATGTCGGCGCCGTTCACGTTGTAGGCGACGGTGATCTTGTCCGGCAACGCCTTACGGCCCGAGTCCGGGTCGGTCGCCGGGTCGTACTGGTCGTTGCGGACCAGCGTGAAGCCCTTGTTCGCGTCGTTGCTCTCGAACTTGTACGGGCCGCTCGAGATCGGGTGCAGCTGGTACTTCGAGCCGGTGTCCTTGGCCTGCGGGACGCCCGCGGTGGACGGCAGCTGCGCGAAGTAGTCGAAGCCGGCGAACGTCTTGTTCAGGTGGAAGACGATCGTGTAGTCGTCCGGCGTCGTCATCGCCTTGGCCAGCTGCTTCAGCTGCGGGTCCTTGGCGACGCTGTAGTCCTTCGGGACGTCGACCAGGAAGTCGTTGAAGTACGTCGGGCCGTTCGGCAGCGTGGTCTTGTCCAGCGACCGCGCGACGCCGTACATGACGTCCTTGGCCTTGACCTCGGTGCCGTCCTCGAACTTGACGCCCTTACGGATCTTGTAGGTCCAGGTCTTGGCGTCGTCGGTCGGCACACCAGGAGCCTCGGCGAGGTCCGGAACGACCTTGCCGCCTTCCTTGCCCGGTGCCGACTTGAAGACCATCAGCGGCCGGACGTAGTTGCGCGCCAGGTTCCAGGACAGGCCGTAGTAGGTGTCACCGGGGTCGGTGGAGTCCCACTTCTCGGTGGCCGCCATCCGGAGCGTGCCGCCCTTTTTGTCGCTCGGGTTGAAGATCTTCCCGTTGGCCGCGTCGAACTCGGGCGTCGCCGCGCTGCTGCCGCCACCCGACCCTCCGGAGGAAGCCTTCGGTCCCCCGCAGGCCACCAGGCTCAAGGCGACGGCCGCACTGACGGCTGTTACCGTCGTGATGCGATTCCATCTCATCTCTTGTTGCACCCCTTTAATCGTTGAGAGCCAGGCTCCCTGGTTGATGCGAAACGCCTACCGGGATCGCGGGTCGAGCGCGTCGCGCAATCCGTCACCGAACAGGTTGAACGCCAGCACGGTGACGAAGATCGCCAAACCGGGCGGAATCATGTACATCGGGTCGACCTGGTACCAGTTCGCCGCGCCGGAGAGCATGTCGCCCCAGCTCGCGGTCGGCGGGCGGACACCGACACCCAGGTAGGAAAGACCGGCCTCGAACAGGACGTTGGTCGGAATCAGCAACGTCGCGTAGACCAGGATCGGCGCGATCAGGTTCGGCAGCAGTTCGGTGAACAGGATGTACGGGCGTCGCGCGCCGAGACTCCGCGCCGCGTCGACGAACTCCCGCTCCCGCAGCGACAGCGTCTGGCCGCGGATGATCCGGCCGATGTACGGCCAGCTGAAGAACCCGATGATGAAGACGATCAGCGCGACCCGCAGCGCGTCGCCCTGCAGCCCGAACATCTTGTCCGGGATCGCGCCGACCAGCGCCAGCGCGAAGAGCACCAGCGGGAACGCGAGGAAGATGTCCATCAAGCGGCTGATCAGCGTGTCCACCCAGCCGCCGAAGTAGCCGGCGACGATACCCATCACGACGCCGATCACCACCGACAGCAGGGTCGCCAGGAACGCGATCAGCAGCGAGATGCGGGCGCCGTACACGATCCGGGCGAAGATGTCGCGGCCGTTGACCGGCTCGACGCCGAACGGGTGGTCCCAGCTGACGCCGCCGAGCTTGCCGATCGGGGTCTGCAGGGACGGGTCCACCAGATCCTGGTGGAAGTCGTTCGGGGTGACACCGACCAGTTTGCAGACCACCGGCGCGAAGATCCCGACCAGGATCAGCAGCACCACGAAGGCGCCGCCGGCGAGCGCGACCTTGTCACGCTTCAGCCGCATCCAGGAGATCTGCCACAGTGACCGGCCCTCGATCTTGCCCGCGCCTTTGAGGATCGCCTCGGGTTGCGCTGAGGTTGATCCCGGCTCGACCTCGAGTGGCGTGCTCACGCGATGAGTTCCCCTGCCTGGTTCGGATGAACCGGAACGAAATCCGGAATGGCTGCCGCCTTAACCTGCCGCCATTACAGCCCGGAGTCAAACGCGGAAAGTGCTGCGTTGCCCGATCGTGATCGTCAGGAAATCGTCCCGTATCGTGGACTTTCCGCAGTAAACCACGGCGTCGCACCCACGGTCGCCAGCACCTTGCGAACCGTTACTGCCATGGCATCTTTGTGTCACCGGCCGAAGGCCGCAATGTCACCGTCGAAGGCCGGAAAGGTAAAGGAACGACAACGGATCGAGCGCCGTCTTGAGGTTCTCCAAATCCTTGCCCGCGACCACCGCGACCCGACCCTGCCAGCTGGGAATCACCGGAACCTCCCGGGCGATCACTCCCTGTAGCTGCCCGATCAGTTCGTCGCGCTTCAGACCGTTCTGCTCGGTCCGTTCCTGCTGCAGCAACTTGCTGGCAGCCGCCGATCGGTAGCCGTTCACGAACGGGGTCAGGTAGTCGTCCGCATCCGGGTACGACGGGGTCCAGCCGGTCTGGTACAGGTCGTACGTCCCGGTCTTCGTCAGCTCCTGGTACTGCGGCCACTCCGCGCCTCGCAGCGTCACCCGGAACAGCCCGGACGCCTCCAGTTGCCGCTTCAGCTCCAGCACCTCGGCCTTCGCGCCGACGCCGTAGTGCGAGGGCGTCCACCCGACCGTCAGCGGCACGGGTGCGGCGATGTTGGCCTCCTTGAGGATCGCCGCGGCCGCTACCTTGCTCGGCTGCTTGTACTCCGTCTTGAACGCGTCGGACTGTCCGCCGTAGCCGGGCGGCAGGACCGAGTACAGGGGCGACACGTGGTCGCCGTACGCCTTCTTCGCGATCGCCGCGCGGTCGATCAGCTGCGCCACGGCCCGCCGGACGGCCGGCTTGCGGGCCAGCAGCGACTTCATCTGGAAGGTGAACAGGCGGATCTCCGCGGAGCCGGTCTCGACGACCTGGACCTGGTCGGACTTGCGCAGCTTGTCCAGCAGGCTCGGGCCGAAGCCGTGGAAGGCGAGGTCGGCCTTGCCGGTCGTGACGGCCTCGTAGAGCGCGTTCGAGTCCTTCATCAGGCTGATCGTGACGCCGTCGTTCTGCGCTGCGCGCGGACCGCGGTACCCGGCGAACTTCGTCAGCGTGACCTCGGTGCCGGGCTTGTACGCCGCCAACTGGTACGGCCCGCTGCCGATGGCCTTCGTGTCGAGCAGGCTGTTCGCCGGGTATGACTCCTCGTCGACGATCGAGGAGGCGGTCGTGGTCAGCAGGTACGGCAGGCGCGCATCCGGACTGGTCAGGTTGAACACCGCGGTCAGCTCGTCCGGCGTACTCACCGACTTCACCGAGGAGAACAGTGCGGCCGCTCCCCCGGGCGTCTTCAGCCGGACCAGCCGGTCGAAGCTGAACTTCACGTCCGACGACGTCAGTTCGTGCCCGTTCGGGAAGGTCAGGTTCTCCTTCAGGCTGCACGTGTACGTCGTCGGCGAGTCGAACTGGCAGTCCGCGGCGTCCGGCACCGGGGTCGGCTTGTCCGGAAGGATCGTCAGCAGCGTCTGGTAGAGGTTCGCCTGGACGGTCCGCGAGCCCACGTCGTACGGCCCGGCCGGGTCCAGCGACGAGATCGCGTCCGTGGTCGCGAGCCGCAGCAGCATCAGCTTCGGCGTCTGCTCCCCCGGGTGCGGGGCGTTGTCGTCCGGCTCACCGCAGGCCGCCAAGGACACGCCCAGCGCACCCACCGCCACGGCCGCCGACACCCGGCGCACCCACTCACTCACCGTCTCACCTTTCCCCAGCCCACAACCCCACTACCAGACAACGCCCCCGAGGGCACCAAGTGACGGTACTTCCTCAACGGAGCAGCGACCGCAGTGACTCCGGGGTGAGCGGCTCGAGCGACTTCACCACGAGCCGTCGCGGCGCCTCCGGGATCGTCACCCACTGCGGTACGGCGACGACGTACATGCCGGCCGCCGTCCCGGCCTGGGTGCCGGTCATCGAGTCCTCGATCACGACGCAGTTCGCCGGGTCGACGCCGAGCCTGGCCGCACCGGTCAGGTACGGCTCCGGGTTCGGCTTGCCCAGCGTCACCTCGTCACCGGCCACGATCACCGCGAACGGATCCGGCGGCAGGTGCACGAGCACCGCGTCGATCATCACCCGGTACGACGCCGACACCAGCGCGCACGGGATGTCTTCCTTGCGCAGCGCCTGCAGCAGCTCGAGCGCACCCGGCTGGAAGGTCACCTCCTTGCGGAGCGCCTCCACCACCTCCGAGAACATCCGGTCGGCCAGCTCCTCGGCGGTGATCACGCCCTCCGGGATCCGCGCCATCCAGACCTGTACAGCGTCCCGCAGGTCGCTTCCGATCAAGGTCAGGCAGTCCTCGAGCGTCCAGGTCGCACCCAGCTCGGCCAGCAGCTCCAGCTGCACCTCCGCCCAGACCTTCTCGGAGTCGACCAGCGTCCCGTCCATGTCCCACAGCACCGCTTGCAGGGCCGGCAACTACAGCTCCTCTTCTGTTGTCGGTGGTCGTCTCCACCGCTCACGTCCTGTCCATTCTCCCTGGTCCGGCACGACACGTTCCGCCTGGGGTGAAACCAGGCACACGCGCACAGCGGAACACGTAGTCTGGGCAGTCCGGTTTCCGGTGACCCCACCGGATTGGCTACAGAGCCGACTACAGAGACGACAGGGAGCCTGCGAGTGGTAGACCTCGCGAACCTGAGGGACCCGGTCGTGATCGCCGCGTTCGAGGGCTGGAACGACGCGGCCGAGGCGGCCACCGGAGCGGTCGACCACCTGATCGACGAGTGGGAAGCCGAGCTCGTCACGGCGATCGACCCCGAGGACTACTACGACTACCAGGTGAACCGTCCCCGCGTCGGCCTCGACGAGGAGGGCGTACGGCACCTGACCTGGCCGACCACCCGGATCTACCTGGCCCGTCCGGACGACACCGGCCGCGACGTGCTGCTGATCCGCGGCGTCGAGCCGAACATGCGCTGGCGGGCGTTCTCCCGGGAGCTGCTGGAGATCGTCGACGAGTCGAACGCGCAGCTCGTCGTCGTCCTCGGCGCCCTGCTCGCGGACTCCCCGCACACCCGTCCGATCCCGGTGTCGGCGACCTCGTCCGACGAGCAACTGACCGCGGCCTGGAGCCTGGAGCCGTCGACGTACGAAGGCCCCACCGGCATCACCGGTGTCTTCGCGGACCTGTGCACCACCCTCGGCGTGCCGGCGGTGTCCATCTGGTCCGCGATCCCGCACTACATCGCGGGTACGCCGTGCCCGAAGGCGTCGCTGGCGTTGCTCAGCAAGATCGAGGCGCTCCTCGACCTCGCCATGCCCGAAGGCGACCTCCCGGAGCTCGCGCGGGCCTGGCAGCGCGGCGCCGACGAGCTCACCGAGGAAGACCCCGAGGTCGCGGAGTACGTGCAGTCGCTGGAGGAGCAGCGCGACACCGCCGACCTCCCGGAGGCCACCGGCGAGGCGATCGCCGCCGAGTTCGAGCGCTACCTCAAACGCCGCAACAAGAACCACGGCGACTAGGTCCTCGACCCGTAACCGTCGCAAGGTGTGGACCGTTGTTACCAGTGGGTTTATATTCGTCCGGACTACTGGGGGGTGACGGCGTGCCGTCACCGGGACCACGGGGAGCAATCGGATGCGCGACGAGCGAGGCGGCACGTCGGTGCCTGCGCTGGCCGTGCTCGTGCTGCTCGGTGTGGTCGCCGCGGTCGGGATCCTCGGCAACAAGAAGCACGAGACCGTCGACCTCACGACACTGACCGCCTCGACGACGTCGACGATCATCACCACCGCGCCGCTCGACGCCGAGCCGTTCGCCGGCACCACCGGGCTCGTCGTGCACCCGCGCGCCGAGGCCGCGCTCTACAGCTCCCCGGACGCGGACGCGTTCGGCAAGATCGGCCCGACCCAGTTCGGGCCGACCTGGCTGCCGGTGGTGGAGCAGACCGACGGCTGGGTCCGGGTCCTGCTCCCCTCCAAACCCAACCGGTCCACCGGCTGGCTCCAGGACGAAGGGCTCGACCGGGCCACCTCGTCGTACCTGATCCGCGTGCACACCAGCTCGCGGACGCTCGAGCTCTTCGAGAACAACAAGAGCCTCGGCACCTGGAAGGCCGGGGTCGGCGCGACGAAGACGCCGACGCCGCCCGGGCGGACGTTCCTGCTCGGCTCGATCATCGACCGCAAGCGGTCGGCGTCGCCGATCGTGCTGCCGTTGGGTGCGCACAGTCCCACCTTGGACACGTTCGGTGGCGGACCTGGTACGGTCGCGATCCACGGCTGGCCGAATCCGCGCGTGTTCGGCGCCGCGATCAGCGCGGGCTGCGTCCGGGTGCCGAAGACCGCTCTCGCCCACCTGCAGAAGGTTCCGCTCGGGACGCTCGTCCTGATCGACAGCAAATAAGGAGATTCCGATGCGACGACAGTTGACTCCGACCGTGCTGACGGCTGCGGCCGTGGCAGGCGTCGTGACGTTCAGCCTGGTCGCGAGCGCTCCCGTCGGCAACGCGGCGGCCCGCCCGTCCTCGGCGTACGCCGTGAGCGCCGAAGGCCAGGTGCCGATCCCGAAGACGCCGTACGCCGAATCCCTGGACGGCAAGCGGCAGACGACCTCCGCGCTCGAACTCCCGAAGAACCCGCTGATCTCGGTCCGGGCCGGTACGGCGACCGCGGGCAACGACTCGGCCTCGGTCGAGCTGTTCGACGTCGTCGTCGGCCCCGACATCCTGAGCCAGGTGACGGTCCCGCCGGAGCTGAAGCAGCAGTGCTCCGCGCTGCCGAAGACCGGCGCGGACAACCTGCCGCTCCCGGATATCGCGCTGCCCGACCTCGGCCTGCCGTTGCCGAAGCTGAGCACCAAGGACCTGCCGGTGAAGAACCTGCCGGACCTGTGCAACCTGCTGCTCAACCCGCCGAAGTCGCTGCTCGGCATCGACTCGCTGAACGTCTGGTGCTCCGGTGACGACGGCGGCGTCGACATCGGCTCGCTGACTCTGCTCGGCCAGACCATCAAGCTGCCGAGCACCAAGCAGAGCGTTGCCCTGCCGTCCAACCCGTTGGCGAGCATCACGGTCAACAGTCAAGGCAAGCACTCCGACGGCGCGTTCACCATCACCGGTCTCAGCATCAACCTGGGCGGCGGCACCGAAACCATCAACCTGGCGTCGGCGACCTGCGCCAAGCCGGCCGCCAAGCCGAAGCCCAAGCCGCAACCGGAGGCGCCCCACGAGGCACCGGCCCAGGTCAACACCCCGCCGGCCGCACCGGTCCCGACCCCGGTCAAGACCCACCACCCAGTCACCGGCTAGAGCTTCACACCCAGCAACGCGTCACACGCCTGGGCGATCAGCGCGGGTGCCTCCGAGTCGGTGCCGTCGGTTGATGCCCACTCGTCGAGCGCCGCCAGCGCGCCGGCGGAGTCCAGGTCGTTGGTGAGTGCCGCCCGTACGGCGTCCACAACGGCCGCACCGTCCGGTCCGGCGTCCCGCGCCACCGCCGAACGCCACCGCTCGAGCCGCGCCTGACCGTCGGGCAGGTCGGAGTCTTCCCAGAACCAGTCGGTCCGGTAGTGGTGGGTGAGCAGCGCCAGCCGGATCGCCATCGGGTCCGCGCCCGCGAGCCGCTCCTTCGACACCAGCACCAGGTTGCCCTTGGACTTCGACATCTTCTCGCCGTCGAGCCCGACCATCGCCTGATGCACGTAGGCGCGGGCGAACGGGTGCTCCCCCGTCGCGACCTGCGCACCGCTCGCGGACATCTCGTGGTGCGGGAAGATCAGGTCCGAGCCGCCGCCCTGGACGTCGAACGACATCCCGAGGTACTTCAGCGCGATCGCCGAGCACTCGACGTGCCAGCCCGGCCGGCCGCGGCCGAGCGCCGAGTCCCAGGCCGGCTCCCCCGGCCGCTCGTGCCGCCACAGCAGGCTGTCCAGCGGGTCCTGTTTGCCCTCGCGGTCCGGGTCGCCGCCGCGCTCCGCGAACAGCTCGCGCATCGTGTCGCGGTCGTAGTTGGACACGCCGCCGAACGCCGGGTCCGCCTTCACGGCGAAGTACAGGTCGCCGTCGACGGAGTAGACCGCGCCGGCGCGGCGCAGGTCCTCGACCGCGCTCGAGACCAGGTCGATCGACTCGACGACGCCGATGTAGTGCTGCGGCGGAATCACCCGCAGCGCG
This Kribbella sp. NBC_00482 DNA region includes the following protein-coding sequences:
- a CDS encoding HAD family hydrolase, with protein sequence MPALQAVLWDMDGTLVDSEKVWAEVQLELLAELGATWTLEDCLTLIGSDLRDAVQVWMARIPEGVITAEELADRMFSEVVEALRKEVTFQPGALELLQALRKEDIPCALVSASYRVMIDAVLVHLPPDPFAVIVAGDEVTLGKPNPEPYLTGAARLGVDPANCVVIEDSMTGTQAGTAAGMYVVAVPQWVTIPEAPRRLVVKSLEPLTPESLRSLLR
- a CDS encoding ABC transporter substrate-binding protein — protein: MSEWVRRVSAAVAVGALGVSLAACGEPDDNAPHPGEQTPKLMLLRLATTDAISSLDPAGPYDVGSRTVQANLYQTLLTILPDKPTPVPDAADCQFDSPTTYTCSLKENLTFPNGHELTSSDVKFSFDRLVRLKTPGGAAALFSSVKSVSTPDELTAVFNLTSPDARLPYLLTTTASSIVDEESYPANSLLDTKAIGSGPYQLAAYKPGTEVTLTKFAGYRGPRAAQNDGVTISLMKDSNALYEAVTTGKADLAFHGFGPSLLDKLRKSDQVQVVETGSAEIRLFTFQMKSLLARKPAVRRAVAQLIDRAAIAKKAYGDHVSPLYSVLPPGYGGQSDAFKTEYKQPSKVAAAAILKEANIAAPVPLTVGWTPSHYGVGAKAEVLELKRQLEASGLFRVTLRGAEWPQYQELTKTGTYDLYQTGWTPSYPDADDYLTPFVNGYRSAAASKLLQQERTEQNGLKRDELIGQLQGVIAREVPVIPSWQGRVAVVAGKDLENLKTALDPLSFLYLSGLRR
- a CDS encoding ABC transporter permease, whose amino-acid sequence is MFAYLVRRVIGAVLLLFIVTAVTFSIFFLVPRLGGATADDLAGRYVGKSAGQEQIHNTAVRLGFTDPLYVQYGRFVKGLVVGQEYNYGTGTEHCPAPCFGYSFLTQQPVWPDLVSRIPVTASLAGGAAFIWLITGVGTGIVSALRRGSVLDRSLMSVALAGVSLPIFFTGLLSLSIFSYGLGWTQQGGINPLDETNPLWWAYDLLLPWVTLAFLYAAAYARLTRAGMLETMNEDFVRTARAKGLTERTVVLRHGLRSALTPILTIFGLDLGLLMGGAILTETTFSLPGIGQYAVIALRANDLPKVLGVTLVAAFFIVLANLVVDLLYAVVDPRVRIS
- the mshC gene encoding cysteine--1-D-myo-inosityl 2-amino-2-deoxy-alpha-D-glucopyranoside ligase, with product MQAWTKPDIPAVPGPARRLRLYDTASRGLVEVPPTDGGTARMYVCGITPYDATHMGHAATYVTFDLINRLWHDAGYDVSYTQNITDVDDPLLERATATGVEWTDLAAREIQLFRDDMTALRVIPPQHYIGVVESIDLVSSAVEDLRRAGAVYSVDGDLYFAVKADPAFGGVSNYDRDTMRELFAERGGDPDREGKQDPLDSLLWRHERPGEPAWDSALGRGRPGWHVECSAIALKYLGMSFDVQGGGSDLIFPHHEMSASGAQVATGEHPFARAYVHQAMVGLDGEKMSKSKGNLVLVSKERLAGADPMAIRLALLTHHYRTDWFWEDSDLPDGQARLERWRSAVARDAGPDGAAVVDAVRAALTNDLDSAGALAALDEWASTDGTDSEAPALIAQACDALLGVKL
- a CDS encoding ABC transporter permease gives rise to the protein MSTPLEVEPGSTSAQPEAILKGAGKIEGRSLWQISWMRLKRDKVALAGGAFVVLLILVGIFAPVVCKLVGVTPNDFHQDLVDPSLQTPIGKLGGVSWDHPFGVEPVNGRDIFARIVYGARISLLIAFLATLLSVVIGVVMGIVAGYFGGWVDTLISRLMDIFLAFPLVLFALALVGAIPDKMFGLQGDALRVALIVFIIGFFSWPYIGRIIRGQTLSLREREFVDAARSLGARRPYILFTELLPNLIAPILVYATLLIPTNVLFEAGLSYLGVGVRPPTASWGDMLSGAANWYQVDPMYMIPPGLAIFVTVLAFNLFGDGLRDALDPRSR
- a CDS encoding ABC transporter substrate-binding protein, with translation MRWNRITTVTAVSAAVALSLVACGGPKASSGGSGGGSSAATPEFDAANGKIFNPSDKKGGTLRMAATEKWDSTDPGDTYYGLSWNLARNYVRPLMVFKSAPGKEGGKVVPDLAEAPGVPTDDAKTWTYKIRKGVKFEDGTEVKAKDVMYGVARSLDKTTLPNGPTYFNDFLVDVPKDYSVAKDPQLKQLAKAMTTPDDYTIVFHLNKTFAGFDYFAQLPSTAGVPQAKDTGSKYQLHPISSGPYKFESNDANKGFTLVRNDQYDPATDPDSGRKALPDKITVAYNVNGADIDNRLQAGDLDLDIVGTGVLAETQAKVLADPKLKAHTDNVLSTRLNFTVFNSEVKPFDNVDCRKAVLYAADHEGYQRAYGGPVGGDIATNLMPPSVAGAQKFDDYGFEQDKNGNPTKAKEALAKCGMPNGFSTNIAYRADRPKEKAVAESLQQSLAKVGIKLTPKGFPTGDYTKLYAGKPDYAKANGLGMIVYSWGADWPDGFGFLSQIVDSRVIRAAGGNTNLGIRIPEVDALIDKALATTDETARNQIWVDVDKKVMEQAGVLPGIWAKGLLYRPDTLANVFSNDGQNMYDYASIGLAQK
- a CDS encoding L,D-transpeptidase; the protein is MRDERGGTSVPALAVLVLLGVVAAVGILGNKKHETVDLTTLTASTTSTIITTAPLDAEPFAGTTGLVVHPRAEAALYSSPDADAFGKIGPTQFGPTWLPVVEQTDGWVRVLLPSKPNRSTGWLQDEGLDRATSSYLIRVHTSSRTLELFENNKSLGTWKAGVGATKTPTPPGRTFLLGSIIDRKRSASPIVLPLGAHSPTLDTFGGGPGTVAIHGWPNPRVFGAAISAGCVRVPKTALAHLQKVPLGTLVLIDSK
- a CDS encoding PAC2 family protein, translating into MVDLANLRDPVVIAAFEGWNDAAEAATGAVDHLIDEWEAELVTAIDPEDYYDYQVNRPRVGLDEEGVRHLTWPTTRIYLARPDDTGRDVLLIRGVEPNMRWRAFSRELLEIVDESNAQLVVVLGALLADSPHTRPIPVSATSSDEQLTAAWSLEPSTYEGPTGITGVFADLCTTLGVPAVSIWSAIPHYIAGTPCPKASLALLSKIEALLDLAMPEGDLPELARAWQRGADELTEEDPEVAEYVQSLEEQRDTADLPEATGEAIAAEFERYLKRRNKNHGD